In the genome of Tissierellales bacterium, one region contains:
- a CDS encoding DUF4177 domain-containing protein, with protein sequence MKKYEYKFINLRLNGMTDMRLTKKHEDQLNELGKEGWDLHQMVQLKAARNLIAVMKKEQE encoded by the coding sequence ATGAAAAAATATGAGTATAAATTTATAAATTTGAGATTAAATGGAATGACGGATATGAGACTAACGAAAAAACACGAAGACCAATTAAATGAACTTGGAAAAGAAGGCTGGGACTTGCATCAAATGGTTCAACTAAAAGCGGCTAGAAATCTAATTGCGGTTATGAAAAAAGAGCAGGAGTGA